In Shinella sp. XGS7, a single genomic region encodes these proteins:
- a CDS encoding 3-hydroxyacyl-CoA dehydrogenase/enoyl-CoA hydratase family protein has translation MSRFQVRKVAVLGAGVMGAQIAAHLVNVKVPVVLFDLPAKEGPKNGIVSKAVEGLKKLKPAPLGVAENAALIQQANYEEHLELLKDCDLIIEAIAERMDWKLDLYTKIAPFVAPHAIVASNTSGLSITKLSEVLPEEIKPRFCGIHFFNPPRYMYLVELINTPTTRPEVIDQLESFVTTAVGKGVVRANDTPNFVANRVGIAGMMATMIEAEKFGLSVDVVDDLTGKKLGRASSGTFRTADVVGLDTMAHVVKTMQDNLKDDPFYSTYATPKVLAGLIEKGALGQKSGAGFYKKVGKDIQRLDFATGEYVAGGKKADEIVARMLKKPAADRIKLLRESSNPQAQFLWSILRDSFHYVAVHLDTVADTAREIDFAMRWGFGSQQGPFELWQAAGWKQVAEWVKADIDAGKTLSSAPLPAWVFEGPVAENGGVHSVNGSWSAAEGKFKARAKLPVYERQAFPEALVGEGAVEPLKAGTELFKNEEVRVWTLDGEVLIASINCKLHLISPTVTEGLLKAVEIAEAGYKGLVIWSPDDVFSAGANLEALMPVFMTKGAKGIAPEEKKLQDMMLRIRYANVPVVAAMRGLALGGGCELAVHCARRVAHMESYVGLVEVGVGLIPGGGGLTYIARRAAEMAAAGNANADIFAFLKDGFTSAAMAKVATSALEAQKLGYLLDSDIIVPNKDELLFVASAQVKAMADSGYRAPLKTKFPVAGRSGIATVKSSLANMRDGGFISQHDFHLASLIADVVCGGDVEAGALVTEEYLMALERKHFCALLEHPKTQERIMGMLQTGKPVRN, from the coding sequence ATGAGTCGTTTCCAAGTTCGCAAGGTGGCCGTGCTCGGCGCCGGGGTGATGGGCGCGCAGATCGCCGCCCATCTGGTCAACGTCAAGGTGCCGGTCGTTCTGTTCGACCTGCCCGCCAAGGAAGGCCCCAAGAACGGCATCGTCAGCAAGGCGGTGGAAGGGCTCAAGAAGCTCAAGCCCGCGCCCCTGGGCGTGGCCGAGAACGCCGCCCTGATCCAGCAGGCGAACTATGAGGAGCACCTGGAGCTGCTCAAGGACTGCGACCTCATCATCGAGGCCATCGCCGAGCGCATGGACTGGAAGCTCGATCTCTACACCAAGATCGCTCCCTTCGTCGCGCCGCATGCCATCGTGGCCTCCAACACCTCGGGCCTGAGCATCACCAAGCTCAGCGAAGTGCTGCCGGAAGAAATCAAGCCGCGCTTCTGCGGCATCCATTTCTTCAACCCGCCGCGCTATATGTACCTGGTCGAGCTGATCAACACGCCGACCACCCGTCCGGAAGTGATCGACCAGCTGGAAAGCTTCGTCACCACCGCCGTGGGCAAGGGCGTTGTGCGCGCCAATGACACGCCCAACTTCGTGGCCAACCGCGTGGGCATCGCCGGCATGATGGCCACCATGATCGAGGCCGAGAAGTTCGGTCTGTCGGTCGACGTGGTGGACGACCTGACCGGCAAGAAGCTGGGCCGTGCCTCCAGCGGCACCTTCCGCACCGCCGACGTGGTGGGCCTGGACACCATGGCCCATGTCGTCAAGACCATGCAGGACAACCTGAAGGACGACCCCTTCTACAGCACCTACGCCACGCCCAAGGTGCTGGCCGGTCTGATCGAGAAGGGCGCCCTGGGCCAGAAGAGCGGCGCGGGCTTCTACAAGAAGGTCGGCAAGGACATCCAGCGCCTGGACTTCGCCACCGGTGAATACGTGGCCGGCGGCAAGAAGGCCGACGAGATCGTGGCCCGCATGCTCAAGAAGCCGGCGGCCGACCGCATCAAGCTGCTGCGCGAGTCCAGCAACCCGCAGGCCCAGTTCCTGTGGTCCATCCTGCGCGACAGCTTCCACTATGTGGCCGTGCACCTGGACACCGTGGCCGACACCGCCCGCGAAATCGACTTCGCCATGCGCTGGGGCTTCGGCTCGCAACAAGGCCCCTTCGAGCTGTGGCAGGCCGCCGGCTGGAAGCAGGTGGCGGAATGGGTGAAGGCGGACATCGACGCCGGCAAGACCCTGTCCAGCGCCCCGCTGCCCGCCTGGGTGTTCGAGGGCCCGGTGGCCGAGAACGGCGGCGTGCACAGCGTCAACGGTTCCTGGAGCGCCGCGGAAGGCAAGTTCAAGGCCCGCGCCAAGCTGCCGGTCTATGAGCGTCAGGCCTTCCCCGAAGCCCTGGTGGGCGAGGGCGCCGTCGAGCCCCTGAAGGCTGGGACCGAGCTCTTCAAGAACGAGGAAGTGCGCGTCTGGACCCTGGACGGCGAGGTGCTGATCGCCTCCATCAACTGCAAGCTGCACCTGATCAGCCCCACCGTCACCGAAGGCCTGCTCAAGGCCGTGGAAATCGCCGAGGCCGGCTACAAGGGCCTGGTGATCTGGAGCCCGGACGATGTGTTCTCCGCCGGTGCCAACCTGGAAGCGCTGATGCCGGTCTTCATGACCAAGGGCGCCAAGGGCATTGCCCCGGAAGAGAAGAAGCTGCAGGACATGATGCTGCGCATCCGCTACGCCAATGTGCCGGTGGTGGCCGCCATGCGCGGCCTGGCCCTGGGCGGCGGCTGCGAGCTGGCGGTGCACTGCGCCCGCCGGGTGGCGCATATGGAAAGCTATGTGGGCCTGGTGGAAGTGGGCGTGGGCCTGATCCCTGGCGGCGGCGGCCTGACCTATATCGCCCGCCGTGCGGCCGAGATGGCGGCGGCCGGCAATGCCAATGCCGACATCTTCGCCTTCCTGAAGGACGGCTTCACCAGCGCCGCCATGGCCAAGGTCGCGACCTCGGCCCTGGAAGCGCAGAAGCTGGGCTATCTGCTGGACAGCGACATCATCGTGCCGAACAAGGACGAGCTGCTCTTCGTCGCCAGTGCCCAGGTCAAGGCCATGGCCGACTCGGGCTACCGCGCGCCGCTCAAGACCAAGTTCCCGGTCGCGGGCCGTTCGGGCATCGCCACGGTCAAGTCCTCCCTGGCCAATATGCGTGACGGCGGCTTCATCAGCCAGCATGACTTCCACCTGGCCTCGCTGATCGCCGACGTGGTCTGCGGCGGCGATGTCGAGGCCGGCGCCCTGGTCACCGAGGAATACCTGATGGCCCTGGAGCGCAAGCACTTCTGCGCGCTGCTGGAGCACCCCAAGACCCAGGAACGCATCATGGGCATGCTGCAGACCGGCAAGCCGGTGCGCAACTGA
- a CDS encoding acyl-CoA thioesterase, whose translation MSDTTPSSAPAPISVAAPAPTHPRELVMRVMPMPADANANGDIFGGWIMAQVDLAGSVLPARITRGRVATVAVNEFIFKQPVSVGDLLSFYASVLRIGRTSVTVHVEVVAERNPANPQVVKVTEANLTYVAIDREGKPRPFSEAAASPAA comes from the coding sequence ATGTCCGACACCACGCCCTCCTCCGCCCCCGCCCCCATCTCCGTGGCCGCGCCCGCCCCCACCCACCCGCGCGAGCTGGTGATGCGCGTCATGCCCATGCCGGCCGACGCCAATGCCAACGGCGACATCTTCGGCGGCTGGATCATGGCCCAGGTGGACCTGGCCGGCTCCGTGCTGCCGGCGCGCATCACGCGCGGCCGGGTGGCCACCGTGGCGGTGAACGAGTTCATCTTCAAGCAGCCCGTCTCGGTGGGGGACCTGCTCTCCTTCTACGCCAGCGTGCTGCGCATCGGCCGCACCTCGGTGACGGTGCATGTGGAGGTGGTGGCCGAGCGCAACCCGGCCAACCCGCAGGTGGTCAAGGTCACGGAGGCCAATCTCACATATGTGGCCATAGACCGCGAGGGCAAGCCCCGCCCCTTCTCCGAAGCAGCGGCCAGCCCGGCGGCCTGA
- a CDS encoding SGNH/GDSL hydrolase family protein, which produces MPREAAGMLDEGLKVLLAPLLIWQGRRVRRLALRLPEAAGARQGEAGQGAQPCLRLLIVGDSSAAGVGAATQDEALAGRLAQALAARLQGRVQWRLLARSGDLCADALRQLRETELEPADVMVTALGVNDTVGQVPVRRWLAQLQALHQLAVARAGVRYTLHSAVPPMHAFALLPQPLRVWLGLRALRLNRALSRQLAGHTARGLQSLPAPLHQVAAARRLMAPDGFHPNPEGYALWAEVLAERIVQEWPRIAAVPPGTQITLRSR; this is translated from the coding sequence ATGCCCAGGGAGGCCGCAGGCATGCTGGATGAGGGGCTCAAGGTCCTGCTGGCGCCGCTGCTGATCTGGCAGGGGCGGCGTGTGAGGCGCCTGGCCTTGCGCCTGCCCGAGGCGGCTGGAGCCCGCCAGGGTGAGGCGGGCCAGGGTGCGCAACCCTGCCTGCGCCTGCTGATCGTTGGCGACTCCTCGGCGGCGGGCGTGGGGGCCGCCACCCAGGACGAGGCCTTGGCCGGTCGCCTGGCCCAGGCGCTGGCCGCGCGGCTGCAGGGGCGCGTGCAATGGCGGCTGCTGGCCCGCAGCGGAGACCTTTGCGCCGATGCCCTGCGGCAGCTGCGCGAAACCGAGCTCGAGCCGGCCGATGTGATGGTGACCGCGCTGGGGGTCAATGACACGGTGGGCCAGGTCCCCGTGCGGCGCTGGCTGGCCCAGCTGCAGGCGCTGCATCAGCTGGCGGTCGCGCGCGCCGGGGTGCGCTACACCCTGCACAGCGCCGTGCCGCCCATGCATGCGTTCGCCCTGCTGCCCCAGCCCTTGCGGGTCTGGCTGGGCCTGCGCGCCTTGCGCCTGAACCGGGCGCTGTCACGCCAGCTGGCCGGGCACACGGCGCGAGGCCTGCAGAGTCTGCCGGCGCCCTTACACCAGGTGGCGGCGGCGCGCCGCTTGATGGCCCCCGATGGCTTCCACCCCAATCCCGAGGGCTATGCGCTCTGGGCCGAGGTGCTGGCGGAGCGCATCGTGCAGGAGTGGCCGCGGATCGCCGCGGTGCCCCCTGGCACTCAGATCACATTGCGTTCCAGATAG
- a CDS encoding DUF2147 domain-containing protein, which translates to MTKTLMNTAATLALLLAPTLALAQASPVGLWKTIDDKSKTEKSLVRISESGGVFSGKIEKIFDPAKQDAKCDKCTDERKDQPVVGLNILRGVKKNSSDADLWDGGDILDPNDGKVYKVRLKPVEGGKQLEVRGYIGMPMLGRTQTWIRVE; encoded by the coding sequence ATGACGAAGACGCTGATGAACACCGCTGCCACCCTGGCCCTGCTGCTGGCGCCGACCCTGGCGCTGGCCCAGGCCTCGCCGGTGGGGCTGTGGAAGACCATCGACGACAAGAGCAAGACCGAGAAGTCCCTGGTGCGCATCTCGGAGAGCGGCGGCGTGTTCAGCGGCAAGATCGAAAAGATCTTCGATCCGGCCAAGCAGGACGCCAAGTGCGACAAGTGCACGGACGAGCGCAAGGACCAGCCCGTGGTCGGGCTGAACATCCTGCGCGGCGTCAAGAAGAACAGCAGCGATGCGGATTTGTGGGATGGCGGTGACATCCTCGATCCCAATGACGGCAAGGTCTACAAGGTGCGCCTGAAGCCCGTGGAGGGCGGCAAGCAGCTGGAAGTGCGCGGCTATATCGGCATGCCCATGCTGGGCCGCACCCAGACCTGGATCCGGGTCGAGTAA
- a CDS encoding acetyl-CoA C-acyltransferase — translation MSKQVQEAYICAATRLPIGKSGRGYFKNTRPDEMLTRAIQAALAQVPGLDPAAIEDAIIGCSFPEGEQGMNIARVAAVLSGLPNTVGGVTINRYCASGITALAMAADRIRVGEAEVMIAGGVESMSMVPMGGNKPSFPPVIFERDENIGLAYGMGLTAEKVADQWKVSREAQDAFALESHRRALAAIEGGFFKDEITPFEIVERQPDLSGDGVIVKKRVVDIDEGPRKDTSAEGLAKLKPVFAARGSVTAGNSSQTSDGAGALIVASEAAVKRFGLTPLARFVSFTVRGVPPEIMGIGPIEAIPAALKLAGISAQQLDWVELNEAFAAQSLAVLNDLDSKGIVLDRAKVNPNGGAIAMGHPLGATGAIRAASVIHGLRRTGGKYGMVTMCVGAGQGAAGIIERL, via the coding sequence ATGAGCAAGCAAGTTCAAGAAGCCTATATCTGCGCCGCCACCCGCCTGCCCATCGGCAAGTCGGGCCGGGGCTATTTCAAGAACACGCGTCCGGACGAGATGCTGACCCGCGCCATCCAGGCCGCCCTGGCCCAGGTGCCGGGTCTTGACCCCGCCGCGATTGAAGACGCCATCATCGGCTGCTCCTTCCCCGAAGGTGAGCAGGGCATGAACATCGCCCGCGTGGCTGCCGTGCTGTCGGGCCTGCCCAATACCGTGGGCGGTGTGACCATCAACCGCTACTGCGCCTCGGGCATCACCGCCCTGGCCATGGCGGCGGACCGCATCCGCGTCGGCGAGGCCGAGGTGATGATCGCCGGCGGCGTGGAATCCATGTCCATGGTGCCCATGGGTGGCAACAAGCCCAGCTTCCCGCCCGTCATCTTCGAGCGTGACGAGAATATCGGCCTGGCCTACGGCATGGGCCTGACCGCCGAGAAGGTGGCCGACCAGTGGAAGGTCTCGCGCGAGGCCCAGGACGCCTTTGCCCTGGAATCGCACCGCCGCGCCCTGGCCGCGATCGAGGGCGGTTTCTTCAAGGACGAGATCACGCCCTTCGAGATCGTGGAGCGCCAGCCCGACCTGAGCGGTGACGGCGTCATCGTGAAGAAGCGCGTGGTGGACATCGACGAAGGTCCGCGCAAGGACACCTCGGCCGAAGGCCTGGCTAAGCTCAAGCCGGTGTTCGCTGCCCGTGGGTCAGTCACCGCCGGCAACAGCTCGCAGACCTCGGACGGCGCCGGCGCCCTGATCGTGGCCTCGGAAGCCGCAGTCAAGCGCTTCGGCCTGACCCCGCTGGCCCGCTTCGTGTCCTTCACCGTGCGCGGCGTGCCGCCCGAGATCATGGGCATCGGCCCCATCGAGGCGATTCCCGCCGCGCTCAAGCTGGCCGGCATCAGCGCCCAGCAGCTGGACTGGGTGGAGCTCAACGAAGCCTTCGCCGCCCAGAGCCTGGCCGTGCTGAACGATCTGGACAGCAAGGGCATCGTGCTGGATCGCGCCAAGGTCAACCCCAATGGCGGCGCCATCGCCATGGGCCATCCGCTCGGCGCGACCGGCGCCATCCGCGCGGCCTCGGTGATCCACGGCCTGCGTCGCACCGGTGGCAAGTACGGCATGGTGACCATGTGCGTGGGCGCCGGCCAGGGTGCCGCGGGCATCATCGAGCGCCTGTAA
- a CDS encoding enoyl-CoA hydratase, with protein MSIKTAIVNGVMTLEIARPEKKNALTRAMYQAMADALVAANGDKSVRAVLIQGQPQIFTSGNDIEDFMASPPRDEDAPVFQFMRALLGCEKPVIAAVNGAAIGIGTTLLLHCDFVYVADDARLAMPFVALGLVPEFGSSLVVPRLMGHVKAAEKLLLGDPFTGAEAVECGIANAVLPAGEVVNQARRVAERFNNLAPSAVRESKRLMRAPGAEQLEAVIRQEAEIFGARLRSPEAMEAFQAFFQKRQPDFSKFD; from the coding sequence ATGAGCATCAAGACCGCCATCGTCAACGGGGTGATGACCCTGGAGATCGCCCGCCCCGAGAAGAAGAATGCGCTGACCCGCGCCATGTACCAGGCCATGGCCGACGCCCTGGTGGCCGCCAATGGCGACAAGAGCGTGCGCGCCGTGCTGATCCAGGGCCAGCCCCAGATCTTCACCTCGGGCAATGACATCGAGGACTTCATGGCCAGCCCGCCGCGGGATGAGGACGCGCCCGTGTTCCAGTTCATGCGCGCCCTGCTGGGCTGCGAGAAGCCGGTGATCGCGGCGGTCAACGGCGCGGCCATCGGCATCGGCACCACCTTGCTGCTGCACTGCGACTTTGTCTATGTGGCCGACGACGCCCGCCTGGCCATGCCCTTCGTGGCTCTGGGCCTGGTGCCGGAGTTCGGCTCCAGCCTGGTGGTGCCCCGCCTGATGGGTCATGTGAAGGCGGCCGAGAAGCTGCTGCTGGGAGACCCTTTCACCGGCGCCGAGGCTGTGGAATGCGGCATTGCCAACGCCGTGCTGCCAGCCGGCGAGGTGGTGAACCAGGCCCGCCGCGTGGCCGAGCGCTTCAACAATCTGGCGCCCAGCGCGGTGCGCGAGAGCAAGCGCCTGATGCGCGCGCCCGGCGCCGAGCAGCTGGAGGCCGTGATCCGCCAGGAGGCCGAGATCTTCGGCGCCCGCCTGCGCAGCCCCGAGGCCATGGAAGCCTTCCAGGCCTTCTTCCAGAAGCGCCAGCCGGATTTCAGCAAGTTCGACTGA
- a CDS encoding FAD-binding oxidoreductase translates to MRGQSAARGASVLILGGGAIGSAVAAQLAALRPDLRLQVLERDPSYQLASSARSAASIRQQFSTPLNIALSLHGLAVLRELGPEAALVERGYLYLADSEAGARGLTELHGLQTRAGAEIELLAPAALRERWPWLATDDLRLGAWGRRGEGWFDGWGLLQHYRRQALALGVQYLTDEALALERDAQGALAGVRCRSGARLQADLYVLACGAWSGALAASAGLQVPVAAKRRSVYAFHTPEAARDCPLVIDPSGLWFRPEGEGQFICGGPPLDPADPSDLPLDPEPDLFEERLWPALAARVPGFEQLRQQRAWAGYYEMNLFDHNGLIGPLDDQGCANLLLACGFSGHGLQHAPGVGRGLAEWIAHGAYRSLDLSPLSPQRLTRGQPYLERNVI, encoded by the coding sequence ATGCGCGGCCAGTCCGCCGCACGCGGCGCCTCGGTGTTGATCCTGGGCGGCGGCGCCATCGGCAGTGCCGTGGCCGCCCAGCTCGCCGCGCTGCGTCCGGACCTGCGCCTGCAAGTGCTGGAGCGTGACCCGAGCTACCAGCTCGCCTCCTCGGCCCGCTCGGCCGCCTCCATCCGCCAGCAGTTCAGCACGCCGCTGAACATCGCCCTGTCCCTGCACGGCCTGGCCGTGCTGCGCGAGCTGGGGCCCGAAGCGGCGCTGGTGGAGCGCGGCTATCTCTACCTGGCCGATAGCGAGGCCGGCGCCCGGGGGCTGACCGAGCTGCACGGACTGCAGACCCGGGCCGGCGCCGAGATCGAGCTGCTCGCCCCCGCCGCGCTGCGCGAGCGCTGGCCCTGGCTGGCCACGGACGATCTGCGCCTGGGCGCCTGGGGCCGCCGCGGCGAGGGCTGGTTCGACGGCTGGGGCCTGCTGCAGCACTACCGCCGCCAGGCCCTGGCTCTGGGCGTGCAGTACCTGACCGACGAGGCCCTGGCCCTGGAGCGCGACGCCCAGGGCGCGCTGGCCGGCGTGCGCTGCCGCTCCGGCGCGCGCCTGCAGGCCGATCTCTATGTGCTGGCCTGCGGCGCCTGGTCCGGCGCCCTGGCCGCCAGCGCTGGCCTGCAGGTGCCGGTGGCGGCCAAGCGCCGCAGCGTCTATGCCTTCCACACGCCCGAGGCCGCGCGCGACTGCCCGCTGGTGATCGACCCTTCCGGTCTGTGGTTCCGCCCCGAGGGCGAGGGCCAGTTCATCTGCGGCGGGCCGCCCCTGGACCCGGCCGACCCCAGCGATCTGCCCCTGGACCCGGAGCCCGATCTCTTCGAGGAGCGGCTCTGGCCCGCCCTGGCCGCCCGGGTGCCCGGTTTCGAGCAGCTGCGCCAGCAGCGCGCCTGGGCCGGCTACTACGAGATGAATCTGTTCGACCACAACGGCCTGATCGGCCCGCTGGATGATCAGGGCTGCGCCAATCTGCTGCTGGCCTGCGGCTTCTCCGGCCATGGCCTGCAGCATGCGCCGGGTGTGGGCCGCGGCCTGGCGGAATGGATCGCCCACGGCGCCTACCGCAGCCTGGACCTCAGTCCCCTGAGCCCGCAGCGCCTGACCCGGGGCCAGCCCTATCTGGAACGCAATGTGATCTGA
- a CDS encoding alpha/beta fold hydrolase: MISFRASDGFELKGHVYGEPATARAGLLIAPAMGVEQRYYADFAQWMAAQGWLVLSFDYRGMGASRPAEMRGSLKGLEADIRLWAERDASAALDELDRRLGGAERPIHWLGHSLGGQILGLLPNRERVSRAITVGSGSGYWRENSAGLRRYVWWLWYVIVPLSLPLFGYFPGRRLRKVGDLPRGVMAQWRRWCLDRDYMMGEGGTALRAQYAALRAPMLSLAFTDDEFMSRRNTESLHGFYAGAQPELRRIAPADVGVRRIGHFGFFRKHFEASLWPQVSAWLA, translated from the coding sequence ATGATCAGCTTTCGCGCCAGCGACGGTTTCGAGCTCAAGGGCCATGTCTATGGCGAGCCGGCCACGGCCCGCGCCGGCCTGCTGATCGCGCCGGCCATGGGCGTGGAGCAGCGCTACTACGCCGACTTCGCCCAGTGGATGGCGGCCCAGGGCTGGCTGGTGCTGAGCTTCGACTACCGCGGCATGGGGGCCTCGCGCCCGGCCGAGATGCGCGGCTCGCTCAAAGGTCTGGAGGCCGACATCCGGCTCTGGGCCGAGCGCGATGCCAGCGCGGCCCTGGATGAGCTGGACCGCCGCCTGGGCGGCGCCGAGCGCCCCATCCACTGGCTGGGCCACAGCCTGGGTGGCCAGATCCTGGGCCTGCTGCCCAACCGCGAGCGCGTGAGCCGCGCCATCACCGTGGGCTCGGGCAGCGGCTACTGGCGCGAGAACTCGGCCGGCCTGCGCCGTTATGTCTGGTGGCTCTGGTACGTGATCGTGCCGCTGAGTCTGCCGCTCTTCGGCTACTTCCCGGGCCGCCGGCTGCGCAAGGTGGGCGATCTGCCGCGCGGCGTGATGGCGCAGTGGCGGCGCTGGTGCCTGGATCGCGACTACATGATGGGCGAGGGCGGTACGGCTCTGCGCGCCCAGTACGCGGCGCTGCGCGCCCCCATGCTGTCCCTGGCCTTCACCGACGATGAATTCATGTCGCGTCGCAACACCGAGTCCCTGCATGGCTTCTACGCCGGGGCGCAGCCCGAGCTGCGGCGCATCGCGCCCGCCGATGTGGGCGTGCGCCGCATTGGCCACTTCGGCTTTTTCCGCAAGCATTTCGAGGCCAGCCTCTGGCCTCAGGTGAGTGCCTGGCTGGCCTGA
- a CDS encoding DUF1569 domain-containing protein, whose amino-acid sequence MIASPSRARAWPRRRLLLAAATAPAVLSACQSALVDERFARWDSAREAVLALMQGQQVLQHPAWNLPQLLQHLAQSIEFSLQGYPQARSAVFRHTVGRAAFAVFDARGQMNHDLAEPIPGAPALQAELSPREAVQRLLDAMQAFAAHRGLLAPHFAYGVLSKSEYQRAHLMHLANHWSQMQSTQAVA is encoded by the coding sequence ATGATTGCTTCCCCTTCCCGTGCCCGTGCCTGGCCCCGTCGTCGCCTGCTGCTGGCGGCTGCCACGGCGCCTGCCGTGCTCAGCGCCTGCCAGAGCGCCCTGGTCGATGAGCGCTTTGCCCGCTGGGACAGCGCCCGCGAGGCCGTGCTGGCCCTGATGCAAGGCCAGCAGGTGCTGCAGCACCCGGCCTGGAACCTGCCGCAGCTGCTGCAGCATCTGGCGCAGAGCATCGAGTTCTCCCTGCAGGGCTATCCGCAGGCACGCAGCGCCGTCTTCCGCCACACCGTGGGGCGGGCGGCCTTTGCCGTCTTCGATGCGCGCGGCCAGATGAACCACGACCTGGCCGAGCCCATTCCCGGCGCGCCCGCGCTGCAGGCCGAGTTGAGCCCGCGCGAGGCGGTGCAGCGCCTGCTGGACGCCATGCAGGCTTTCGCCGCCCACCGTGGCCTGCTGGCCCCGCATTTCGCCTACGGGGTGCTCAGCAAGTCCGAGTACCAGCGCGCCCATCTGATGCATCTGGCCAATCACTGGAGCCAGATGCAGAGCACCCAGGCTGTGGCCTGA
- a CDS encoding phage tail protein, translating to MAHLPQSLRSSRPLQGLLLGLGLLAGAAPAQACSAEPLLGSICLVPYNFCPRGFTEAAGQIMSITQNTALFALLGTTYGGNGQTTFALPDLRSRVPVGGGMGPGPGLSDISLGEIAGQENTQLNAAQLPAHTHSAQLRAVSAAGNTDSPAGALSAKLARSNIYSSGAADTTMSASAITIGSAGNGQPFAIRNPYLGLRYCIALQGIFPSRN from the coding sequence ATGGCTCACCTGCCTCAATCCCTGCGTAGCAGCCGCCCGCTGCAAGGCCTGCTGCTGGGCCTGGGACTGCTTGCCGGCGCTGCGCCGGCTCAGGCCTGCTCGGCCGAGCCCCTGCTGGGCTCGATCTGCCTGGTGCCTTACAACTTCTGCCCGCGTGGCTTCACCGAGGCCGCCGGCCAGATCATGTCCATCACGCAGAACACGGCCCTGTTCGCCCTGCTGGGCACGACCTACGGCGGCAACGGACAAACCACCTTTGCCCTGCCCGACCTGCGCAGCCGCGTTCCGGTGGGCGGTGGCATGGGCCCCGGCCCCGGCCTGAGCGATATCTCGCTCGGCGAAATAGCCGGCCAGGAAAACACCCAGCTCAATGCGGCACAGCTGCCCGCGCACACCCACAGCGCCCAGCTGCGCGCCGTCAGCGCCGCCGGCAACACGGACAGCCCGGCCGGCGCACTCTCTGCCAAGCTGGCGCGCAGCAATATCTACAGCAGCGGCGCTGCCGACACGACGATGAGCGCCAGCGCGATCACGATAGGCTCGGCCGGGAACGGCCAGCCCTTCGCCATACGCAACCCCTATCTGGGCCTGCGTTACTGCATCGCGCTGCAAGGCATCTTCCCCTCGCGCAACTGA